In Capillimicrobium parvum, a genomic segment contains:
- a CDS encoding LysM peptidoglycan-binding domain-containing protein produces MRPPLLLPIALLTAVLTVPAAAGAAVPHTVAPGESLWSLAAAQNMTTRAFAAANGLSPDAQIVAGQTIDVPSVSEAAVALQSAPAAPAAPAATTATSTSTAAAPPPMGGYTVRPGDTLSSLAAQAGVSVSQMAYMNGLDPNGLLVAGTVVKLPTGAPAPAASSQPAPAPVVPAASPAPTSSTVTSGDIAAVASRNGVPGDLSAAIAWQESGFNNAMVSSANARGVMQVMPGTWDWVQSNLAARHLDPNSAIDNVGAGVLYLGHLLRETGGDPSMAAAAYYQGLSSVQRIGMLPETQRYVANVMALRSRFGG; encoded by the coding sequence ATGCGTCCACCGCTTCTCCTCCCCATCGCGCTTCTGACCGCCGTTCTGACCGTCCCCGCGGCCGCCGGTGCCGCCGTCCCCCACACCGTCGCGCCCGGCGAGTCGCTGTGGTCGCTGGCCGCGGCGCAGAACATGACGACGCGCGCGTTCGCCGCCGCCAACGGCCTGTCGCCCGACGCCCAGATCGTCGCCGGGCAGACGATCGACGTGCCATCGGTGTCGGAGGCCGCGGTGGCGCTGCAGTCGGCGCCCGCCGCGCCCGCCGCGCCCGCCGCGACGACGGCGACATCGACGTCGACCGCCGCCGCCCCGCCCCCAATGGGCGGTTACACCGTCCGCCCCGGCGACACCCTGAGCAGCCTCGCCGCCCAGGCCGGGGTCTCCGTCAGCCAGATGGCGTACATGAACGGCCTGGACCCGAACGGCCTCCTGGTCGCCGGCACGGTCGTCAAGCTGCCGACCGGAGCCCCCGCCCCGGCGGCGTCTTCGCAGCCCGCCCCGGCGCCCGTCGTGCCCGCCGCCAGCCCGGCCCCCACCTCGAGCACCGTGACGTCCGGCGACATCGCCGCCGTCGCCTCGCGCAACGGCGTCCCCGGCGACCTCTCCGCCGCGATCGCCTGGCAGGAGTCGGGGTTCAACAACGCGATGGTCTCGTCGGCCAACGCGCGCGGCGTCATGCAGGTCATGCCCGGCACCTGGGACTGGGTGCAGAGCAACCTGGCGGCCCGGCACCTCGATCCCAACTCGGCCATCGACAACGTCGGCGCGGGCGTCCTCTACCTCGGCCATCTCCTGCGCGAGACGGGGGGCGATCCGTCGATGGCGGCGGCGGCCTACTACCAGGGCCTCAGCTCCGTCCAGCGCATCGGGATGCTGCCCGAGACCCAGCGCTACGTCGCCAACGTGATGGCGCTGCGCTCGCGCTTCGGCG
- the panC gene encoding pantoate--beta-alanine ligase has translation MRTIRTVAELRAALAGARRDGRSIGLVPTMGALHEGHLSLVRRARAATDVVVVSLFVNPAQFAPTEDLASYPRDEARDAELAAAAGADLLFAPPVREVYPDGFSTTVHVGGVSEPLEGAERGATHFDGVATVVTKLLNMAGPDVAFFGQKDAQQAAVIRRVVRDLNLPVRIETCPTVREPDGLAMSSRNAYLGADERLRAVALKRALDAAHAAVRAGERDAGAIAAAARARMAELDVEPEYLALVDPDTFTPVQQIGDRDVLVAVAARIGRARLIDNHTIHSNGRAG, from the coding sequence ATGCGCACGATCCGTACCGTGGCCGAGCTGCGCGCGGCGCTCGCCGGGGCCCGGCGCGACGGCCGCTCGATCGGGCTCGTCCCCACCATGGGCGCGCTGCACGAAGGCCACCTGTCGCTCGTCCGCCGCGCGCGCGCGGCCACCGACGTCGTCGTCGTCTCGCTCTTCGTCAACCCGGCGCAGTTCGCCCCCACCGAGGATCTCGCGAGCTACCCCCGCGACGAGGCGCGCGACGCCGAGCTCGCCGCGGCGGCGGGCGCCGACCTGCTGTTCGCCCCGCCGGTTCGGGAGGTCTACCCCGACGGCTTCTCCACGACGGTCCACGTCGGCGGCGTCAGCGAGCCGCTCGAGGGCGCCGAGCGGGGCGCGACGCACTTCGACGGCGTGGCGACGGTCGTGACGAAGCTGCTGAACATGGCCGGCCCCGACGTCGCCTTCTTCGGCCAGAAGGACGCCCAGCAGGCGGCGGTCATCCGGCGCGTGGTGCGCGACCTGAACCTGCCGGTGCGCATCGAGACCTGTCCAACGGTGCGCGAGCCCGACGGCCTGGCGATGTCGAGCCGCAACGCCTACCTCGGCGCGGACGAGCGCCTCCGCGCCGTCGCGCTCAAGCGCGCGCTTGATGCCGCCCACGCGGCCGTCCGCGCCGGCGAGCGCGACGCCGGGGCCATCGCCGCCGCCGCCCGCGCGCGGATGGCCGAGCTGGACGTCGAGCCCGAGTACCTCGCGCTCGTCGACCCCGACACCTTCACCCCGGTCCAGCAGATCGGCGACCGGGACGTCCTCGTGGCCGTCGCCGCACGCATCGGCAGGGCCCGTCTCATCGACAACCACACGATCCACTCCAACGGGAGAGCCGGCTAG
- a CDS encoding Rossmann-like and DUF2520 domain-containing protein — MTDIALSTLRCAVIGRGRLGTALVAGLRDAGLAVEGPLGRGADPAADLVLLAVPDGEIAAAAGALTPRAGLLAGHCSGATTLDALAPHEAFSLHPLMTVTAEGADFAGAAAAVAGAGPRALAAATALAHALGLRPIAVDDADRAAYHAAASIASNFLVTLEGAAERLARTAGVDRAALAPLVRAAVENWAGLGAERALTGPIARGDEATVTRQRDAVADRAPELLTLFDALTDATRDLAHAHAAAHAHAASAA, encoded by the coding sequence ATGACAGATATAGCCCTGTCCACACTGCGCTGCGCGGTCATCGGCCGCGGGCGGCTCGGCACCGCGCTGGTTGCCGGTCTGCGCGACGCCGGCCTCGCCGTCGAGGGGCCGCTCGGCCGCGGCGCCGACCCTGCCGCCGACCTCGTCCTGCTCGCCGTGCCCGACGGCGAGATCGCCGCGGCCGCCGGCGCGCTCACGCCCCGTGCCGGCCTGCTCGCCGGCCACTGCTCCGGCGCCACGACGCTCGATGCCCTCGCGCCCCACGAGGCGTTCAGCCTGCATCCCCTGATGACCGTCACGGCCGAGGGCGCCGACTTCGCCGGGGCCGCCGCCGCCGTCGCGGGCGCCGGCCCGCGCGCGCTCGCCGCCGCCACCGCGCTCGCCCACGCGCTCGGGCTGCGGCCGATCGCCGTCGACGACGCCGACCGTGCGGCCTACCACGCCGCCGCGTCGATCGCGTCCAACTTCCTCGTCACGCTCGAAGGTGCGGCGGAGCGCCTGGCGCGGACCGCCGGCGTCGATCGCGCCGCCCTCGCCCCGCTCGTCCGCGCCGCGGTCGAGAACTGGGCCGGGCTCGGAGCCGAGCGCGCGCTGACCGGCCCGATCGCCCGCGGCGACGAGGCCACCGTCACCCGGCAGCGCGATGCCGTCGCCGACCGCGCACCCGAGCTGCTGACCCTCTTCGACGCGCTGACGGATGCGACGCGCGACCTGGCCCACGCACACGCCGCCGCCCACGCCCACGCCGCGAGCGCCGCCTGA
- the panD gene encoding aspartate 1-decarboxylase produces MQRTMLKSKIHRATVTDCDLHYVGSLTIDPDLLEAADILEHEQVHVVDVDNGARFETYTISGERGSGEMKVNGAAARLVHRGDTVIVISYAQYDRTEMEYYEPRVVHVTAGSNEIIQTDAQVATLLS; encoded by the coding sequence ATGCAGCGCACGATGCTGAAGTCCAAGATCCACCGCGCGACCGTCACCGACTGCGACCTGCACTACGTCGGCTCGCTCACGATCGATCCCGACCTGCTGGAGGCCGCCGACATCCTCGAGCACGAGCAGGTCCACGTCGTCGACGTGGACAACGGCGCGCGGTTCGAGACCTACACGATCTCCGGGGAGCGCGGCTCCGGCGAGATGAAGGTCAACGGCGCCGCCGCGCGCCTCGTGCACCGCGGCGACACCGTCATCGTCATCTCCTACGCGCAGTACGACCGCACCGAGATGGAGTACTACGAGCCGCGCGTGGTGCACGTCACGGCGGGTAGCAACGAGATCATCCAGACCGACGCCCAGGTGGCGACCCTCCTCAGCTGA
- a CDS encoding glycosyltransferase family 2 protein: protein MSFTAVVALHDSAPDLRRLLASIDRHLRGNGHEVCVVCVDSGSTDDGPEIACDWGADLLVLDGNPGFGAANNAGLERVGTPVTVLLNPDVELLDDGLARLAALAARRPALLAPRLLEPDGRVQRSAHSTPGRPGGLLAAAVPPAVLPRPLRERLEPYRAAVPRRVGWAIAAVLAARTDLLRRLGPFDADAFLFYEDLDLCLRAAAAGVPTELHPGVELLHRGGHSTGAHFGGEPFDLLARRRREVVGGNLGDRALRLDDAAQGLTFALRAAAKRDGRRERAQLTALRRARDAAGDCARVTGRTAQSSP, encoded by the coding sequence GTGAGCTTCACCGCCGTGGTCGCGCTGCACGACTCCGCGCCGGACCTGCGCCGGCTGCTGGCCTCCATCGACCGCCATCTGCGCGGCAACGGCCACGAGGTCTGCGTCGTCTGCGTCGACAGCGGATCGACCGACGACGGGCCGGAGATCGCCTGCGACTGGGGCGCGGACCTCCTCGTCCTGGACGGCAACCCGGGCTTCGGCGCAGCGAACAACGCCGGGCTCGAGCGTGTCGGCACGCCGGTCACCGTGCTGCTGAACCCCGACGTCGAGCTGCTCGACGACGGGCTCGCCCGCCTCGCCGCGCTCGCGGCACGGCGCCCCGCGCTGCTCGCGCCCCGGCTGCTCGAGCCCGACGGCCGCGTCCAGCGCAGCGCGCATTCCACGCCGGGCCGGCCCGGCGGCCTGCTGGCCGCGGCGGTGCCCCCGGCCGTCCTGCCGCGCCCCCTGCGCGAGCGCCTCGAGCCCTACCGGGCCGCCGTGCCGCGCCGCGTCGGCTGGGCCATCGCCGCCGTCCTCGCCGCGCGGACCGACCTCCTGCGCCGCCTCGGCCCGTTCGATGCCGATGCGTTCCTCTTCTACGAGGATCTCGACCTCTGCCTGCGCGCCGCGGCCGCCGGCGTGCCGACCGAGCTGCATCCCGGCGTCGAGCTGCTGCATCGCGGCGGGCACAGCACGGGCGCGCATTTCGGCGGCGAGCCGTTCGACCTGCTCGCCCGGCGCCGGAGGGAGGTGGTCGGGGGCAACCTCGGAGACCGCGCGTTGCGCCTCGACGACGCCGCGCAGGGCCTGACGTTCGCCCTGCGCGCGGCCGCCAAGCGCGACGGCCGCCGCGAGCGGGCGCAGCTGACCGCGCTGCGGCGAGCCCGCGACGCGGCAGGCGATTGCGCACGGGTGACCGGCCGCACGGCACAATCCTCGCCGTGA
- the panB gene encoding 3-methyl-2-oxobutanoate hydroxymethyltransferase encodes MSAAPHAPAPVLDSLPMTLPRLAEKKRLGEAIVMVTAYDYPSAQVAEAAGVDMVLVGDSGAMTVLGYPSTVPISLDEMVMLTAAVRRGLRTPFLVSDLPFGSYEGSDELAIATAQRFVKEAGADAVKLEGGGVMVDRARAIIAAGIPVMGHVGLTPQTSTALGGYKAQGRTADAALKVAADAVALQEAGCFSIVWEAIPAAVAEELMPRMEIPVIGIGAGGATDGQVLVFHDLLGIREGVGARFVKRYGDVMDEMVRGVRAYADDVRTRRYPAADHTYSIDPGELTDFRGRLQAQ; translated from the coding sequence ATGTCCGCAGCACCGCACGCCCCCGCCCCGGTCCTCGACTCCCTGCCGATGACCCTCCCGCGCCTGGCCGAGAAGAAGCGCCTCGGCGAGGCGATCGTGATGGTCACGGCCTACGACTACCCGTCGGCCCAGGTCGCCGAGGCGGCGGGCGTCGACATGGTCCTCGTCGGCGACTCGGGCGCGATGACCGTCCTCGGCTACCCGTCGACCGTGCCGATCTCGCTCGACGAGATGGTGATGCTCACCGCGGCCGTGCGCCGTGGGCTGCGCACGCCGTTCCTGGTCTCCGACCTCCCGTTCGGGTCCTACGAGGGCAGCGACGAGCTGGCGATCGCCACCGCCCAGCGCTTCGTCAAGGAGGCCGGCGCGGACGCGGTCAAGCTCGAGGGCGGCGGCGTCATGGTCGACCGGGCGCGCGCCATCATCGCCGCGGGCATCCCGGTGATGGGGCACGTCGGCCTCACGCCGCAGACGTCGACCGCGCTCGGCGGCTACAAGGCGCAGGGACGGACCGCCGACGCGGCGCTCAAGGTCGCCGCCGACGCCGTCGCGCTCCAGGAGGCGGGCTGCTTCTCGATCGTCTGGGAGGCGATCCCGGCCGCGGTCGCCGAGGAGCTCATGCCGCGGATGGAGATCCCGGTGATCGGCATCGGCGCCGGAGGCGCGACCGACGGGCAGGTCCTCGTGTTCCACGACCTGCTCGGGATCCGCGAGGGCGTCGGCGCCCGCTTCGTCAAGCGCTACGGCGACGTCATGGACGAGATGGTGCGCGGCGTGCGCGCCTACGCGGACGACGTGCGCACCCGCCGCTACCCGGCGGCCGACCACACGTACTCGATCGATCCGGGCGAATTGACCGATTTCCGGGGGCGCCTGCAAGCGCAATAG
- a CDS encoding uracil-DNA glycosylase, which yields MATPEQRREELLAVFEQARGCTRCPQLASTRTKVVFGAGDADADLMFVGEAPGANEDRQGLPFVGQAGKLLDQLLGEIGLSRREVFVANTLKCQPPGNRDPHPVEIENCQDYLMRQLELIEPRVVCTLGNFATKLLRGDPAGITRVHGTDEVRVIGRRAVRLYPLFHPAAALYTPRMLDVLREDFRRIPELLALPVPPQPAFADEPMVPIESETAPRAVPAPESSAGAEPDREPTSELRSEPQAEADPQPPNPEQLGLF from the coding sequence ATGGCGACCCCCGAGCAGCGCCGCGAGGAGCTCCTGGCCGTCTTCGAGCAGGCCCGCGGCTGCACCCGCTGCCCGCAGCTCGCGTCGACGCGGACGAAGGTCGTCTTCGGGGCGGGGGACGCCGACGCGGACCTCATGTTCGTCGGCGAGGCGCCCGGCGCCAACGAGGACCGCCAGGGCCTGCCGTTCGTCGGACAGGCGGGGAAGCTGCTCGATCAGCTGCTGGGGGAGATCGGCCTGAGCCGGCGCGAGGTGTTCGTCGCGAATACGCTCAAATGCCAGCCTCCCGGCAATCGGGACCCCCACCCGGTCGAGATCGAGAACTGCCAGGACTACCTGATGCGCCAGCTCGAGCTGATCGAGCCGCGGGTGGTGTGCACGCTCGGCAACTTCGCCACGAAGCTGCTGCGCGGCGACCCGGCGGGGATCACGCGCGTGCACGGGACCGACGAGGTGCGGGTCATCGGGCGGCGCGCGGTCCGGCTGTACCCGCTGTTCCATCCGGCGGCGGCGCTGTACACGCCGCGCATGCTCGACGTGCTGCGCGAGGACTTCCGGCGCATCCCCGAGCTGCTCGCATTGCCGGTGCCGCCGCAGCCGGCGTTCGCGGACGAGCCGATGGTGCCGATCGAGTCCGAGACGGCGCCGCGAGCGGTGCCCGCGCCGGAGAGCTCCGCCGGCGCGGAGCCCGACCGCGAACCGACCTCGGAGCTGCGGTCCGAGCCGCAGGCCGAGGCGGACCCGCAGCCGCCCAACCCCGAGCAGCTCGGCCTGTTCTGA